From a single Carassius carassius chromosome 8, fCarCar2.1, whole genome shotgun sequence genomic region:
- the LOC132145463 gene encoding retinitis pigmentosa 9 protein homolog has translation MSGRKRSREHREDRHERKKHKETKQDEDECHNQTRKLIHEVQKLKHVETFYENPPPGLIKDEDDRPEDCIPDDPGNEDARSFLAHAPTKGLWMPLGKEVKVMQCWRCKNYGHRTGDRECPFFIKGNQKLEQFRVAHEDPMYDIIRENKRNEKEIRIQQLRQLLQDTTSDSDSTSSSSASSDHTQKKKKKKKKEKRKKEKKKNKKKKKHKAKASDDSDAD, from the exons ATGTCAGGTCGCAAACGAAGCCGAGAGCACCGCGAGGACAGACATGAACGAAAGAAACATAAGGAAACAAAACAAGACGAAGACGAATGCCATAACCAGACAAGAAAACTGATTCACGAGGTGCAGAAACTCAAGCATGTCGAGACTTT CTATGAAAATCCTCCCCCTGGGCTCATAAAG GACGAGGATGACAGACCAGAGGACTGTATCCCTGATGACCCTGGAAATGAGGACGCGAGGAGTTTTTTGGCTCATGCTCCCACCAAAGGACTGTGGATGCCTCTGGGCAAAGAGGTGAAGGTCATGCAGT gctggAGATGTAAGAATTACGGCCACAGAACAGGAGACAGAGAATGTCCTTTCTTTATCAAAGGCAACCAGAAACTGGAGCAGTTCAGAGTG GCACATGAGGATCCAATGTACGATATCATCCGTGAAAACAAACGCAATGAAAAAGAGATTAG GATCCAGCAGTTGAGACAGCTGCTTCAAGACACCACCTCCGACTCTGACTCCACCTCGTCTTCCTCTGCCTCCTCTGATCACacccagaagaagaagaagaagaagaagaaagagaagaggaagaaagaaaaaaagaaaaacaagaaaaagaagaagcaCAAGGCCAAGGCTAGCGATGACTCAGATGCAGATTAA